Proteins from one Candidatus Methylomirabilis sp. genomic window:
- a CDS encoding MaoC family dehydratase: MQELIRAWAAFTLGPLTGYQDLWREVARIQWEQGRAVGRFLASVSGNPWAGIGGGTLSPRHGDVYPGKRVAHTKTFTDAGTLFFGFLSLDFNPLHFNETLAGRTRFGGRIAHGFHTASLFSGVLAELCPWCVYLRQEMEFTAPVRHGDRITATGTIAGIDAKGVVSVALECRNDRGEIVVRGQALVKKLKEVYGSAPPLAVEQPPVEAE; encoded by the coding sequence ATGCAGGAGCTCATTCGGGCATGGGCCGCCTTTACCCTGGGGCCGCTCACGGGCTACCAGGATCTCTGGAGAGAGGTCGCGCGGATCCAGTGGGAGCAGGGGCGGGCAGTGGGCCGCTTCCTGGCGAGCGTCAGTGGGAATCCCTGGGCCGGGATCGGCGGTGGCACGCTCTCCCCGCGGCATGGGGACGTGTATCCCGGCAAGCGCGTGGCGCACACCAAGACCTTCACCGACGCCGGGACCCTCTTCTTCGGGTTCCTCTCCCTCGACTTCAACCCCCTGCACTTCAACGAGACGTTGGCCGGGCGAACGCGCTTCGGCGGGCGCATCGCCCACGGCTTTCACACCGCGAGCCTGTTCTCCGGCGTCCTGGCGGAGCTCTGCCCCTGGTGCGTCTACCTGCGGCAGGAGATGGAGTTCACCGCCCCTGTTCGGCACGGCGACCGGATCACGGCGACCGGCACCATCGCGGGAATCGACGCGAAGGGGGTCGTCAGCGTTGCCCTCGAGTGCCGCAACGATCGGGGGGAGATTGTGGTGCGGGGGCAGGCCCTGGTGAAGAAGCTGAAGGAGGTCTACGGGAGCGCGCCGCCCCTTGCCGTGGAGCAACCCCCTGTGGAGGCCGAGTGA